Proteins encoded by one window of Ornithorhynchus anatinus isolate Pmale09 unplaced genomic scaffold, mOrnAna1.pri.v4 scaffold_77_arrow_ctg1, whole genome shotgun sequence:
- the LOC100091398 gene encoding olfactory receptor 14A16-like, which yields MANVTIVTAFLLLGFSEVQELQLVHAMLFLLVYLAALVGNLLIVTITNLGWRLHTPMYFFLRHLSVLDLCLISITVPKSIHNSLINNRSISFLGCVLQVFFALSSVFTELVILTVMSYNRYVAISHPLHYEVVMNRGACVKMTTASWLSWVLSAELHTASTFSFSFFGSNVVGQFFCDIPQLLTISCSPDLLSEVVPICVNVAFDFCCFIGIIVSYIHIMATVLRMPATEGWNKTFSTCLPHLIIITISLSTGFFAYLKAPLDSPSVMDLLLSMFYTVVPPTLKPLIYSLRNRDLKVTMGKFLKGKFCTREKSLHISHLA from the coding sequence ATGGCCAACGTCACCATAGTGACGGCATTCCTGCTCCTGGGGTTCTCAGAGGTCCAGGAGCTGCAGCTGGTCcatgccatgctgttcctcttggTCTACCTGGCGGCCCTGGTGGGGAATCTCCTCATCGTCACCATCACCAACCTAGGCTGGcgcctccacacccccatgtacttcttcctcaggcACTTGTCTGTCCTCGACCTCTGCCTCATCTCCATCACTGTCCCTAAATCCATCCACAACTCCCTGATTAATAACAGATCCATCTCTTTCCTGGGCTGTGTCCTCCAGGTTTTTTTTGCTCTTTCATCAGTATTTACAGAACTGGTCATCCTCACAGTGATGTCCTACAACCGATATGTggccatctcccaccccctgcacTATGAGGTCGTCATGAATCGAGGGGCCTGTGTGAAGATGACCACCGCCTCATGGCTGAGCTGGGTGCTGTCTGCTGAATTACACACAGCCAgcaccttctccttctctttctttgggTCCAACGTTGTAGGCCAGTTCTTCTGTGACATCCCCCAGTTACTCACCATCTCCTGCTCTCCTGACCTCCTCAGCGAGGTGGTGCCCATCTGCGTCAATGTGGCTTTCGACTTCTGCTGTTTCATTGGCATCATTGTCTCCTACATCCATATCATGGCAACCGTGCTGAGGATGCCGGCAACAGAAGGCTGGAACAAAACCTTCTCTACCTGCCTGCcccacctcatcatcatcaccatttccCTCTCCACTGGGTTCTTTGCCTACCTCAAGGCCCCCTTGGACTCCCCCTCAGTTATGGACCTTCTGCTGTCTATGTTTTACACAGTGGTGCCCCCCACCCTAAAacccctcatctacagcctgaggaacagggacctgAAGGTCACAATGGGAAAATTCTTAAAGGGCAAATTTTGCACAAGAGAGAAGTCTCTGCACATCTCCCATTTGGCTTAG